GGGGGCGATCATCGCGCTGCTCACGGCATTGGCACTGGCGACCACGCCCACGATGGGGAATGCGGCTCCGCAGCTACCCTCCGCGGCACCCGCCGCGGAGCAAGGGCCAGCGGTGCAGGCGGAATCCGATGGCCCTCAGGAGCCGACCGGGCTACCGCCCCGCGCCGCGCCACCGCGGACGATGCACGCCCAGTGGCCGGTCTTTGGTCTGTTCGCGGTGACCTGGGTCGCAATCATCGGCTACCTGATCGCCACGGGACGGCGCGCGGAGCGCCTGGCGGGCGAGCTCGAGGTCTGGGAGGCGCGGCGATGAGCGGGCACCGAACCAGTCGACTGACCAGCCGACGTCGACCGGTTGTCGATAGGGTAGCGATCATGGCCGGCCTGGATCGCGGCGATCGGGGTAGTTCCCTGCGATGTGCACTGCGGGTAGTGGTGATCGCGCTGGCGGCGGCGATTATTCCCCTACCGCTGTGGGCGGCGCAGGCTGAGCTGCAAAGGTCGCTGGCGAGCACGGAGGCCCAGCCGCCATTGGTTGGTGCGGAGGTCGAAGCAAGCGATGTCGAGCCGGCTCGGGCGAGCGCGGAGGCAGAACCGCGTCAGGCGGGCACGGATGCCCAACTTGCGCGAAGCAGTCCAGGCGCCGAGGAGGCGCTGAGCGTGGCGCTGCAAATGGATAGTCTGGATAGCGGTGCGGTTCAGGATGGTACCGAACAACCCCGGGGCGCTGCAGGGTCCGAGGCCGCGGTCCGAGCTGGAGGATCCGATCCGCTGCCGACGCCCGACCAGAGGCGTGCCTATCTGCACGTCTTCATCGCCTTCGGCGTGGCCTGGGCGTTGATCCTGGGGTACGTGGTGCTCCTCGGTCGACGAATCGCCGAAGCGCGGCGCCAGTTCGAGCGGATGCGGCAAGGGTAGGCGCTCCCAAGCTCGAGCGCCGTGCAGACAGGTACAGGAAGATGTTTATCGCTCCGGGCGGCTGTCGGCCGCTCGGGGCGGTTCTCGTTCAGGGTGAAGGAGGTCGGGTCGTGCACCTGTACAAAAGGGCGGGTGGCGAAACAACTGGCGGCTGGTACATTGGAGGTGGACCGTCCCCGGGGCGGCTTGTCCCTTGCGGGGCAGGGAAACGGCGCATGCCGCGCGGGTTTTCGTGCCCCGCCGACGCAGGGTTGAAGAGGGCTCGGTCTCGAAGTGCTCAACTCACCACAGAACGGAGGTCATGCATGGCCCAGTACTCGCTGCCGGATCTGCCGTACGCCTACGATGCGCTCGAGCCGCACATCGATGCGCGCACGATGGAGATTCACCATACCAAGCATCACCAGGCCTACGTCAACAATCTGAACGCCGCGCTGGAGAAGCACCCCGAATTCCAGGCGCCCGAGAGCGTAGACGAGCTGCTGCGCAACTTCAACCGCGTGCCGAGCGACATCCAGACCGCGGTCCGGAACAACGGGGGCGGGCATTCCAACCACTCGCTCTTCTGGCAGATCATGGGTCCGAACGCGGGTGGGGAACCAAGCGGGGCTCTCGCTGACGCGATCCGCTCCGCGTTCGGCGATTTCGCCAGCTTCCGTGAGCGGTTCAACAATGCCGCGAAAGGCCGCTTCGGGAGTGGCTGGGCGTGGCTGGTGGTGGACGGTGGATCGCTGCAGGTGGTCGACACCCCGAACCAGGACAGCCCGTTGATGGAGGGGCGCACGCCGATCCTCGGTCTGGACGTCTGGGAGCACGCCTACTACCTGAAGTACCAGAACCGCCGCCCGGACTACATCGAGGCGTGGTGGAACGTGGTGCGGTGGGACGAAGTCGCGCGGCGCTTCGAGGCGGCAAAGCGGTAGCGATCGAGATCGATCGGGAACCCGCGGAAGACTTCTTCCGTACCGAGAGAGTGGTGAGATCTTCCGTCACCACTCTCCCTTTTTTCATGTACTCTACCTGCCTCTTCTGCAAATCGAACCTCGGCGCGAACGAGGCGCTCGAGGACTTCCCGGTAGGTCGGCGGATTGCCTTCGACTCGGCTCGTGGCCGCCTGTGGGTCGTGTGCCGATCGTGTGGCCGCTGGAACCTCTCGCCGCTGGAGGAGCGCTGGGAGGTCATCGAGCAGTGCGAGCGGCGTTTCCGCGACACCCGACTGCGAGTCTCCACTGAGAACATCGGCCTGGCGCGGCTCCTGGAAGGACTGGAGCTGGTGCGCATCGGGTCGCCCCAGCGGCCGGAGATGGCGGCATGGCGCTACGGTGACCAGTTCGGCCGGCGACGGCGGCAGGCGCTGATCGGTGCTGGGCTTGGACTGGGGGTGCTGGGGGCGGTGATCGCGGGCGGGGCGGCGGCGGGGATCGGCGTGGCTGCCTTCGGAGGAGTGTACGGCAGCATCATCGACCGGATCGTTCGCGGGGATCCGAAGAAGGTGATTACCACCCTGCCGGACGAGTCGGGCGGAACGGTTCGGGTGCGCCGGCGCGACGCGGACAGGCTCCGCCTGCTCCGGCACCGGGACGGGGAATGGCGTCTCCAGCTGCGTGCCGGCAAGCGGGAGCTGATCTATCACGG
The DNA window shown above is from Longimicrobiaceae bacterium and carries:
- a CDS encoding CcmD family protein, with the translated sequence MKGAIIALLTALALATTPTMGNAAPQLPSAAPAAEQGPAVQAESDGPQEPTGLPPRAAPPRTMHAQWPVFGLFAVTWVAIIGYLIATGRRAERLAGELEVWEARR
- a CDS encoding superoxide dismutase is translated as MAQYSLPDLPYAYDALEPHIDARTMEIHHTKHHQAYVNNLNAALEKHPEFQAPESVDELLRNFNRVPSDIQTAVRNNGGGHSNHSLFWQIMGPNAGGEPSGALADAIRSAFGDFASFRERFNNAAKGRFGSGWAWLVVDGGSLQVVDTPNQDSPLMEGRTPILGLDVWEHAYYLKYQNRRPDYIEAWWNVVRWDEVARRFEAAKR
- a CDS encoding CcmD family protein, producing MSGHRTSRLTSRRRPVVDRVAIMAGLDRGDRGSSLRCALRVVVIALAAAIIPLPLWAAQAELQRSLASTEAQPPLVGAEVEASDVEPARASAEAEPRQAGTDAQLARSSPGAEEALSVALQMDSLDSGAVQDGTEQPRGAAGSEAAVRAGGSDPLPTPDQRRAYLHVFIAFGVAWALILGYVVLLGRRIAEARRQFERMRQG